The genomic DNA CGCAGCCGGTGTGGCCGTTGCACTCGGGCCGGGCGCGCAGGTAGGTGAGGGCGGCGAGGTAATTGTTCAGGTTTTTGGTCGCGTCGAGCTGGCCGATTAGTTCGCGCCCCTTGTCCTCATCGGCCGGCGTGCCGCCCAGCACCGACAGCGCATCGACGCCCAGCGCCAGGTAGCCGGCCTGCGCCACCCGCCGCGTCACATCCTTGATGTGCGGCGTGAGTCCCCGGTTTTCGTGAATCACGACCACCGCGCCGCGCTTTTTCCGGCCTTTCGGATGCACCAGGTAGCCGCTCACCGTGGCCCCGTCGCCGGGCCAAGTCACGGTTTCTTCCACCAAATCTTCCGCCAGCGGCGAAATGGTGGCCGCCCGAGCGTAGCCGGGCTCCAGCACGGAGAGCGCCGTGGTGGCCAGCGCTGCGCTGCCCACCAGCACCACCAGCCGATCCAGAAATTCCTTGCGCGAAAGCGGGCGGTGCGTGTACTCGTCAAAAAGGTTGATGATGCGCTGGTCCATAGGGGGGGTAGGGATTAGCGAGCAAGATAATCAAACTTGCTTTCGCGCGGTGTTTCGCGGTGCTAAACTGCGGTGTTTCGCAGAGTATTATTGGTCAGTAATTGGTGAAAATAGGCTGGCGATAATCGCAGCCGGCTGCCGTACCAGCTGAATAATTCGCCATCCACAAGTTGAATTTTAGCCGCCGGGCAAATCTCCTGAAATTCGGCCAAGTGCTTTTCCCCGAAGGGGTAGGGCTCCGACGATAATAAAATGCGTTCCGGCGCGGCGGCGCGCACTTGCGCGGCCGTTATTTCCGGGTAGCGGCCGAGGTGCGCGAACACATTGCGAAAACCCGCCCGCGTCAGCATATC from Hymenobacter psoromatis includes the following:
- a CDS encoding carboxymethylenebutenolidase: MDQRIINLFDEYTHRPLSRKEFLDRLVVLVGSAALATTALSVLEPGYARAATISPLAEDLVEETVTWPGDGATVSGYLVHPKGRKKRGAVVVIHENRGLTPHIKDVTRRVAQAGYLALGVDALSVLGGTPADEDKGRELIGQLDATKNLNNYLAALTYLRARPECNGHTGCVGFCWGGGLANQLAVHDPKLNAAVAYYGQQPKAEDVPQIKAALLLHYAGLDQRIDAGIPAYEAALKAAHIPYELFVYEGVNHAFNNDTSPARYNAEAAKLAWERTLRLFKEKLG